The nucleotide window ATAGATTTCTTCTACTGTGTAAATCCTCACACTAGAAGCAGTAGTCATTTTTGCAAAATGTTCACTTTGTGCCCACCTTGACCCCCGACCCAGATTCTTTTTCATCTCCTTTATAAAGCTTAGAGATCTGAAAATGTGCCTATAAACTTCATAATTTGTGACAAACTTACCTTCCTATTACAATGCTCCCGTTTTCAATCACGCACAGATTTTGCATCCCATCTTTGGTCAGGTACTTCTCAGAGTTTTTGCAGATCAAAACTAGCTGTTTGGCATTTTTAACCAGCAGTCTGTAAGGTCTGGACATTTTGACTCATCTGAAGTCAAACTTTAGGAGAGAGGGTGTTGAAGCCAACTCAGGAAACAGGCAAATATTTGCCCAGGAGAGAAAGAGCAGAGTTTAAAGTGCACATAGGGGGTGGGGCTTACTatacaacccccccccaaaaaatcagacgacacacaaacacatctttTTTAACAAAGGGTACAATAATCACTTTATTGTGTCTGTATCACAACATAAAACTGGTCTCACatacagtaggaaaaaaaaaaaaaagattcaaagCTGCTTGAAAAATAACCCCAACCCTCATTTGTTTCACACggtgaaaacacaaacacacatcagccCAGCATCACTCTCGCATCTCGccgtcctcttcctcctcttctacACCTCTGATGTACAAAACATTATTGCACCTGTGGAGGTCGAGCACAGCATGAGAAAGCGTTTCCTTCCACCAGTCACTTAATTATTAACACAAGTTAGTCAAGTCTGACGACTTCAAACTGTTCGGACTCCCGCTGATTTCTCTCTGCGGCGTTACAAAGTGTCATTCACATACCTGATGAGAACCTCACCGAGATGTCCGGCCAACGCTCCATCCACATACTCTTCTGTGTTTGCCAGCTgtcaaaaaaaacataaataaaataaaacaaagttcaaaGGTCAGGTAAGATAATTGGTGGAGCAATGAAGCCAAGATCTCCCTCATCCCAAcaacctcctccagctcatccaggGAAACACTgaggtgttcccaggccagctgacaGATAAAATCTCTCTGGTGCTTCCTGGGTGTCCACctagaacacctcacccagaaGGTGACCTCCTCAACTGTCTCCTTTCAGTGTGGAGGTGCAGCGGCTCTACTGTGAGCCTCTAATGAAGAGGCCAGCCATCCTttggagaaagctcatttctaCTGCTTGTATATCAAAATAACTAAAAAGAGCCTTAACAATACGATCAGGCCCAGACTAGCAAAGTTATGGCATTTTTCTACAAAAATCTTGTTGCTGCAGCTCCATCTGGTGGCAGATGGTTGTATAAATATTTAGGACACCAATTCACCATCATTGgacttt belongs to Oreochromis niloticus isolate F11D_XX linkage group LG17, O_niloticus_UMD_NMBU, whole genome shotgun sequence and includes:
- the snrpf gene encoding small nuclear ribonucleoprotein F, translating into MSLPLNPKPFLNGLTGKPVMVKLKWGMEYKGYLVSVDGYMNMQLANTEEYVDGALAGHLGEVLIRCNNVLYIRGVEEEEEDGEMRE